DNA sequence from the Deltaproteobacteria bacterium genome:
GTCCAGGCCCAAGGCCGGTTCGGTTCGATTCTGACCAGGAACCGCCGCGCGGGCGCGTCATTTCGTGGGGACAAGAGGCGTCCGGAGCCTTGCGGACCGGTGCCGGGGAAATCGCGCCGTGGCGGGAACACTCAGGCCTTGAGCTTGGGGTTGTTGATATGGCGGTCTTTGTCCCGGATCGTTTTTTTCTCCAGATTACGGGCCATGGCCTCGGTCAGATCGACGCCGGTCTGGTTGGCGATGCAGGTCAGGACGAAAAGCACGTCGGCCAGTTCGTCGGCCAGATCCTTCTTGTCGGATTCCTTGAAACTCTGGTCGCCGAATTGGCGGGTCATGATCCGGGCCACCTCGCCGACTTCCTCCATGAGGATGCCCAGGTTGGTCAGTTCGGAAAAATAGCGCACGCCCAGGGTGCGCACCCAGGTATCGACGGTTGTCTGTAGTTCGTGAACGGTCATGGGTGTCTCCTTTTTTGTTCCGGGCTATGCAATGCCGGACCGCTTGGCAATGCGCCGCGTATTCGGCACGATTCGTGGATATCTCCCTTTCAGCCCTGGCTGTCCGGGTCGGTGTGGATTGATTTTTACGCGCGAGGAAGTGTCGTGGATGGAGTGCGTCGTTTTGTTGCCGCCAGCTTCGGGCTGGGCTGGGTTTTTATCCTGGCCCTGGTCGCGGCCTTGGTTTTGTGGTTGGCCATTTCCGGTCGGAATCGGGAGCAGCGTGTCGTGGCCCAGGTCATGGCCGCCCAGGGCGAGACCCTGATCCGGGCCATGGAGGCGGGTGGCCGCGTCGGCATGCGCGGACCGGGCGTGCGGGGGTTTCGATTGCGGACCCTGCTGGACGAGATGGTCCAACAGGAGGATCTGCGATTTTTGGCCGTGGTCCGGCCCAACGGCAGTCTGGAAGCCTTCAGCGAGTCCGAGGCCGGCGCCGGACTGGACGCCACGTCCCTGGCGGCCTTGCCCGTGCGGGACACTCCGGCCTGGGCCGTGATCCACCGCGAAAGCGGGCCATTGTTCGTCATTTTTCGGGCCTATCGTCCGCTGCGCGGGCCACAGTTCACGGAGCGATCCTTTGCGCGGGTGCCGTTTCTGCCCCTGGATCGGAAAATTCCGTCGTCCAGGTCGAAAAAAAACAGCCCCCCCCGGCCCGCGCCGACGGACAAGCTCATGCTTGTGGCCGTGGGTCTTGACGCCAGACCGTATTTGCAGGCCGAGCACAAGGATGTCATGACCGTTGTCCTGACCTGCGCGCTTGGCCTGGCCCTGGTTGGCACCGCCGGGGTTTCCTTTTTTTGGCGGCGCAAGGCCGTGGCCCTGGAGGGCCGGATGGTCAAGGCCGAGCGCCTGGCCGCCCTGGGCACCCTGGCCGCCGGCGTCGCTCACGAGATTCGCAACCCGTTGAGTTCCATCAAGGGCTTTGCCACGTATTTCGGGGATAAGTTCGCGCCCGGCAGCCCGGATCGGGAGCTGGCCCAGGTCATGGTGGGGGAGGTGGAGCGGCTGAACAGGGTCGTGTCCGAACTGCTGGAATTGACCCGGTCCTCGGAATTGCGCCTGGAGTCCAAGAATCCGTCCGAACTGTTGCGCCACGCCCTGATGCTGGTCGAAAGCGATTGCCGCGAGGCCAACGTCGGGGTCGAGATTCAGATCGGCACCGAGGAGCCGGTGCGCGTGGACGCGGACCGCATGCGGCAGGCCCTGCTCAACGTGCTCTTGAACGCCATCCAGGCCATGCCCGGAGGCGGCACCCTGACCGCCGCCGTGGCCCGGTCGCGAGACCGGCTGGAATTTCGCGTGCGCGACACGGGTCCGGGCATACGTCCCGAGGACAAGCCCCGGATCTTCGATCCCTATTTCACCACCAGGGGCAAGGGAACGGGGCTGGGCCTGCCCCTGGTGCAGAAAATCATCGACGCCCATGGCGGACTGGTGCGGGTGGATTCGGAGCCGGGCCAGGGCACGGAGGTCATTTTGGAAATACCAGTCAACGGGGGCGGACGATGAAGGCGCGTATTTTGGTGGTGGATGACGACAAGGCCCATCTGACCATGCTCGTGGCCATGCTCGCGAGCTGGGGGCACGAGGTGGCCACGGCCGTGGATGGGGCCGAGGCCGTGGCCAAGGTGCGGGAAGCGGCCTTTGACGCTGTCCTGACCGACGTGCGCATGGCCGAGGTGGACGGGATCGAGGCCTTGCGCCGCATTCGGGACTTCAACCCGTTTTTGCCCGTGCTGATCATGACCGCCTATTCCTCCCTGGGCACGGCCGTGGAAGCCCTCAAGGCCGGTGCGTATGACTATCTGCAGAAGCCGCTTGATTTCGATGAATTGCGGCTGGCCCTGGAGCGGGCCGTGGATCATGCCGGCCTGCGCCAGGAAAACTCCCGGCTCCGCCGCGACGTGGGGCCGGCCTTTGACATGATCGGTCGTTCGCCGGCCATGGTCGAATTGGCTTCCATGATCCGGGCCGTGGCTCCGTCCGAAGCCTCGGTGCTGATTTTGGGCGAAAGCGGCACGGGCAAGGAATTGGTGGCCAAGGCCCTGCACCAGGGAAGTCCCCGGTCCGGACGGGAGTTGGTCACGGTCAATTGCGCCGCCCTGGCCGAAAATCTGCTGGAAAGCGAGCTTTTTGGCCACGAAAAAGGGGCGTTCACCGGGGCGGACCGGCGGCGCGAGGGTCGCTTTGTCCAGGCCGATGGCGGCACGCTTTTTCTGGACGAGATCGGGGAAATGGCCTTGCCCCTGCAAGCCAAGCTGCTGCGCGCCCTGCAACAGGGCGAGGTACAGCGTCTGGGCAGCGATCGGCCCATTCGGATCGACACGCGGGTCGTGGCGGCCACCAACCGGGATCTGGAGGCCGAGGTCCGGGCCGGAACCTTTCGCGAGGATTTGTATTACCGCCTGAACGTCATCTCCTTGCGCGTTCCCTCCCTGCGGGAGCGCGCCGAGGACATTCCGCTTCTGGCCCAGCATTTTCTGACACGGTTTGCCACCCGCAATCACAAGACCTTTCGCGGTTTCGCGCCACGGGCCATGGACGCCATGCTGCGCCATGAATGGCCGGGCAATGTGCGGGAGCTGGAAAACGCGGTGGAACGGGCCGTGATCCTGGCGCCGGGGGAATCCATCACCGAGGTCGACCTGCCCGCGTCCGTGCGCAATGCGTTGGAGAATTCGCGGCCGGTTCAGGCCGGGGGCGGACAGTCCCTCGAAGACGTCGAGCGGGAGGCCATTGTCCGCACCTTGGAGCAGGTGGGCAACAACAAGAGCGAGGCGGCGCGGCTTTTGGGCGTGACCCGGGTCACGCTGCGCGCCAAGATGCGCAAGTACGGGCTGGGTCAGTAACGGTCCGGGGCGTAGCGCTGGGCCAGAAGACCCGTGGCCTCGGGCAGATCCAGTTTTTGGACCAGGAGCCCTGGTTGCCCGTAGGGCTGGTGGGTCAGGCAGCTCCCGTCGGGGGCGATGACGCTGGTGGCCGAATCCTGAAAGGCGAAGGCGTAGTTGACGCTGGCGAAATAGATGCTGTTTTCGATGCCACGGCAGATCATGGCTTTTTCGTAGTACGGCCCGTCCGGATCGCCCCAGCCCATGGGGGTGCGTCCGGTGCGGTTGCTGCCCGTGCACTGCGGATGGAAAACAATCCGCGCGCCCCTGCAGGCCGCCCAGCGGACGGTTTCCGGGTATCTCCAGCCTTCGTGGCAGATGGCCACGCCGAATTTCACCCCGTCGATTTCAAACAGCTGCCGTCCCCGTCCGGGGATATAGATTCCCTCTTCGTCCGGGGCGAGCTGGACCTTGCACTGGCGTCCAAGCAGCCTGCCGTCCGGCGAAATCACCTGGACCAGATTGTAGAGGCCTTGTTCCGAAGGCCATTCCATGGGCAAGATGACCCCGACGTGGCGCGCGGCGGCGTGTTGGCGGACCTGGGCCAGGGCGGCGCGGAGTTCGTCCTGTTCGCGCAGTGGAATGGTCAAACCCTGGCCGCGTATGCCCGGGATATAGGCTTCGGGAAAGCAGAGCAGATTGACTCCGTAACCGGCGGCCTGGTCGATGAAGGACAGCACGGTTTCGACCGCGTGTTCAAGGGATATGGGAACGGGTGCCGTGGCAAGACCAATGCGCATGGGAGATCCTGGGGCTTGGGATGTCGGGATGGAGTGGTTGTCTACGGGGAAAGCCGGAGAAGTTCAACGTGGCGGCGTGGGGGAATCTGGCTCATGTTGGAGAATCGCCGTGATTTTATTCAGAAGTTCGGCCATGTCCGTCAGGGGCTTGAAGAGGATGTTGTCCAGGGTCAGGCCCAGTTTGCGGAGTGTTTCGGGCAGGCAATAGTCCACGGAACCGGTGAAGATGATGAAGCGGATTCGCGGATCGCGGGCGTGGGCCCGAAGAATGAACTCGTTGCCGTTCATACCCGGCAGGCGCATGTCCACGATGCACAGATCGGCTGAATCCCGCTCCAGCTGTTCCAGACCTTCCTCGGCGCTGGCCGCGGCTTGGACGGG
Encoded proteins:
- a CDS encoding pyrophosphatase; this translates as MTVHELQTTVDTWVRTLGVRYFSELTNLGILMEEVGEVARIMTRQFGDQSFKESDKKDLADELADVLFVLTCIANQTGVDLTEAMARNLEKKTIRDKDRHINNPKLKA
- a CDS encoding sigma-54-dependent Fis family transcriptional regulator, which codes for MKARILVVDDDKAHLTMLVAMLASWGHEVATAVDGAEAVAKVREAAFDAVLTDVRMAEVDGIEALRRIRDFNPFLPVLIMTAYSSLGTAVEALKAGAYDYLQKPLDFDELRLALERAVDHAGLRQENSRLRRDVGPAFDMIGRSPAMVELASMIRAVAPSEASVLILGESGTGKELVAKALHQGSPRSGRELVTVNCAALAENLLESELFGHEKGAFTGADRRREGRFVQADGGTLFLDEIGEMALPLQAKLLRALQQGEVQRLGSDRPIRIDTRVVAATNRDLEAEVRAGTFREDLYYRLNVISLRVPSLRERAEDIPLLAQHFLTRFATRNHKTFRGFAPRAMDAMLRHEWPGNVRELENAVERAVILAPGESITEVDLPASVRNALENSRPVQAGGGQSLEDVEREAIVRTLEQVGNNKSEAARLLGVTRVTLRAKMRKYGLGQ
- a CDS encoding carbon-nitrogen hydrolase family protein, encoding MRIGLATAPVPISLEHAVETVLSFIDQAAGYGVNLLCFPEAYIPGIRGQGLTIPLREQDELRAALAQVRQHAAARHVGVILPMEWPSEQGLYNLVQVISPDGRLLGRQCKVQLAPDEEGIYIPGRGRQLFEIDGVKFGVAICHEGWRYPETVRWAACRGARIVFHPQCTGSNRTGRTPMGWGDPDGPYYEKAMICRGIENSIYFASVNYAFAFQDSATSVIAPDGSCLTHQPYGQPGLLVQKLDLPEATGLLAQRYAPDRY
- a CDS encoding response regulator yields the protein MTTLPKILVVDDERFLRVSLTDYLEDCGFPVQAAASAEEGLEQLERDSADLCIVDMRLPGMNGNEFILRAHARDPRIRFIIFTGSVDYCLPETLRKLGLTLDNILFKPLTDMAELLNKITAILQHEPDSPTPPR